A region of the Paracoccaceae bacterium genome:
AACACAGCAGAACCCCGACCGGCACGTCCGACAGAAGCGTTTCCAGTCGCGACTTTTCGGCCGCCAGCCTGGTCGTCTCGCGCGCGACCGCCTCGGCGAGCGCATTGCGCGTCTCGGTCAGGGTCAGCGCGGCGGCCGAGGCCGCAGGGGCCAGATCACCCAGATAGCGCGCCGGCGCCGCGTCGAGGTCCGCCGCCACATCGGCATGCGCCCGCGCGCGCAGCGATCCTGCGAGCGTCTCGATCGGCTTTGCGACGTTCGTGTCGAACAGGAACCAGACCCAGGCCACCAGGCCCAGCGTCACGAAGACCGCGATCACCCCGCCCTGCACGAAGGCGTTCAATGCCTCGGGCGTGCCGAGCCTGCGGAAGGCCAGCCACAGCCCGCCGGCAACCGCCGTGCCCGCCCCGAGCCCAAGCGCGGCGAAGAAAAGAAACACGCGGATGCGCAACGACAACCGTTCGAGGCCGATGGCCATGATGCCAGTCCCCCTTGCGACGCCCTCCTCGGCGCCGCGCCTGCGGCGGATCAGGCGTCCTGCCCCAGCAGGCGCCGCACTTCCTGCCGCAATTCCTTCAACTCGAAAGGCTTGGTGATGAACCCGTCAGCACCAAGCGCCATGCCCTTCTTGCGCTCGATGGCCGAGCCGCGCGCCGTCATCATGAGGATCTTCACATCCGAAAGGTCCGGGTCCAGCCGCACGCCCTGGCATATTTCGTAGCCGGAAACCTCGGGCAGCATCACGTCCAGAAGCACCAGGTCGGGATGTGTGTCGCGGATGCGCGCCATGGCTTCGCCGCCGTTCGCCACCCGGT
Encoded here:
- a CDS encoding response regulator is translated as MAEAARRHRVLVIEDEDNIAIALDYLMTREGYEHDRVANGGEAMARIRDTHPDLVLLDVMLPEVSGYEICQGVRLDPDLSDVKILMMTARGSAIERKKGMALGADGFITKPFELKELRQEVRRLLGQDA